Part of the Paenibacillus aurantius genome, GGCCGCCGTGGCGGTTCTCTGCTCCAACCGGGTGGAAGCCTTATCCAAAGGCGGAGCGGATACAGCCGAAACGCTGCGCTTCGTCAATCTGGGCATTGCGGCGGCCTACATCCTGTTGACCGCGCAATCGCTCGGGGTATCGAGCTGTCCGGCCCGGTCCTTTCACGCGAAGGCGATCCAGCAGCTGCTCGGCCTGCCGGAGGAGGTCGTGCCCGAGCTGATGATCACCCTCGGGTACGCGGACCAGCCGCCGCGGCCGAAAACGAGCAAGCCGTCCAGGGAGGTGCTGTCCTATGACCGATACGGCAAGGAATCGATCTGAAGAAGAGCGGCATGAACGGCTTTTGGATTTCGTCGGGTATGTCCTCACCGCCGCACGGGCGCTGGGCAAGGAGCCGGCAAGCTACGGCCCGATGCGTTTAGTCGACACGCTGACTAAAGCAGTCGAGCTGCTGGAGGATGCGGGCATTCGGGACGAATCCGTTAAAGGCCCGCTTGCCGTCATCCGCGAAAACCGCTGGCAGGCCACGTCCGATCCGGAGGCATTCGGCGAAGCGCTGGACGAGGCCATCCGCCGTCTGGTGGAGGTTACGCTCGAGGATGCGCGCCGGAAGGAACAGGCAGAGAAGTAGACAAGAAGACCCAAGGGTTTCCGGCCCTTTGGGTCTTTTTTTGGTGGCTGGTAGAGTTACTGGAAAAGATGTTTTGAGAGAAATCAATAAAATTTATGGGTATTTATTCCTAAAAAACCTTCCTTTTTGGATGTATTTCCCTTATAATCAAAAATATTGGTTCTTAAGAACTAGTTCATAAGGTGGGGGTTAACATGATAATCAATTTGAAAAACCAAGTAGGAATGGTAAAGCAGCGGAAACTGGGATTTTCTTGGACAACGTTCTTCTTTGGCTTCTTTCCGGCAATTTTCAGAGGAGACTGGAAATGGGCGATTATTCAGTTTCTGTGCGCTTCTATCACCTTCGGATTAAGCTCATGGGTCTTTTGCTTTGTTTATAATAAACT contains:
- a CDS encoding nitroreductase family protein; this encodes MVLDVAESIRTRRSTRSYDSTKRLPREVFEALEQAVLNSPSGSNAQESHFVIVQEPDQIRRVKRFAQGVSGNPAAVAVLCSNRVEALSKGGADTAETLRFVNLGIAAAYILLTAQSLGVSSCPARSFHAKAIQQLLGLPEEVVPELMITLGYADQPPRPKTSKPSREVLSYDRYGKESI
- a CDS encoding DUF6092 family protein, whose product is MTDTARNRSEEERHERLLDFVGYVLTAARALGKEPASYGPMRLVDTLTKAVELLEDAGIRDESVKGPLAVIRENRWQATSDPEAFGEALDEAIRRLVEVTLEDARRKEQAEK